The following are from one region of the Littorina saxatilis isolate snail1 linkage group LG4, US_GU_Lsax_2.0, whole genome shotgun sequence genome:
- the LOC138963641 gene encoding uncharacterized protein has protein sequence MASGAGHSSRQTQPQGPSSAVLSLWKQRVEEWYPDLYRQPYFIPPVYMYRTRHQAIQLSGRTVFMTQPPVINLPRGAPPALQESDVRDDVCQQKVLECLHRLSQTQTEGMFVLSQLNFGHYLNDPSFAAAASALPRPVDLKGQNKNRGDFDVLIIHRRHGILVGEIKAIGDTISSLPQQQQDQQVKKKVEQAIRQLHKAEDVLTHLTDYLQPPPRVQKTLMLPNITRAQLQRVLGDNPQLTQDLGHCLGMAGSADPSALCMTSDDVIRPVQWWQHQVTGSGTDPAMTDPVYLDLVSRFCGPATTVTVHCSSTPRLALAQHSDLRTPGDGVGETAARFAPVDIVLHPTQVAVLNSQQPLVYINGPPGTGKTLMLILKALDLLEQNKPVQVVSVRNRESLAASTMIYNQLQQTAGPTAQQLLHLHTFNIDLGDDEVERAVKTLRSAAVGGQLYVIIDESANPSALSGSERLTRLCEELHQHVPGLHLWAASLWHGARPPLLTEVILTQPLRTPPSVTDHVQQHHLAGVHGYTSAPSPLPCDGPAPRIVRHTGQGHGEGRPRDCEQCGSLVGKILVELGVSGTDK, from the exons ATGGCGAGTGGC GCAGGACACTCATCCAGACAGACCCAGCCTCAAGGCCCTTCCTCTGCAGTTCTGTCGCTATGGAAACAACGGGTGGAAGAGTGGTACCCGGACCTGTACCGCCAACCCTACTTCATCCCCCCGGTGTACATGTACAGGACCCGGCACCAAGCCATCCAGCTGTCAGGACGGACTGTCTTCATGACTCAGCCACCCGTGATCAACCTACCCCGCGGTGCTCCACCCGCTCTACAAGAGAGCGACGTCCGCGATGACGTGTGCCAGCAGAAGGTGTTGGAATGTCTCCACCGCCTGTCCCAGACCCAGACAGAAGGCATGTTCGTCCTGTCCCAGCTCAACTTCGGTCACTACCTCAACGACCCGAGCTTCGCTGCAGCTGCTTCCGCTTTACCCAGGCCCGTGGACCTTAAGGGTCAGAACAAAAACCGCGGTGACTTTGACGTCCTCATCATCCACAGGCGCCACGGGATCCTGGTGGGTGAGATCAAAGCCATAGGAGACACGATATCCTCGCTCCCACAGCAGCAGCAAGACCAGCAGGTGAAGAAGAAGGTGGAACAGGCCATCAGGCAGCTGCACAAAGCAGAGGACGTGCTGACTCATCTTACGGACTACCTCCAGCCCCCACCCCGGGTACAGAAAACGTTGATGCTGCCCAACATCACCAGAGCTCAGCTACAGCGTGTACTTGGGGACAACCCCCAGCTAACACAG GATCTAGGCCACTGTCTTGGAATGGCCGGCAGTGCAGACCCCAGCGCCCTCTGTATGACGTCAGATGACGTCATCAGGCCGGTCCAGTGGTGGCAGCATCAGGTGACAGGGAGCGGCACAGACCCTGCCATGACAGACCCTGTGTACCTGGACCTGGTCtcacg GTTCTGCGGTCCAGCGACCACAGTGACCGTGCACTGTTCATCCACACCGCGCCTTGCCCTGGCCCAGCACAGTGACCTGCGCACGCCGGGAGACGGGGTGGGGGAAACAGCCGCCAGATTTGCTCCAGTTGACATCGTGCTCCACCCCACGCAGGTCGCTGTGCTTAACAGTCAGCAACCACTGGTCTACATTAACGGTCCACCCGGGACGGGCAAAACTTTGATGTTAATTTTGAAAGCGCTAGATTTATTGGAGCAGAACAAACCTGTGCAGGTTGTCAGTGTTCGGAACAGGGAAAGTCTGGCAGCGTCAACCATGATTTATAACCAGCTGCAGCAGACAGCAGGACCCACAGCCCAACAGCTCTTACACCTGCACACCTTTAACATTGACCTGGGGGACGATGAAGTTGAGCGGGCAGTGAAAACATTGAGGAGCGCGGCAGTGGGAGGGCAGCTCTACGTTATCATCGACGAATCAGCAAACCCCTCTGCATTATC TGGGTCAGAGCGGTTGACCAGGCTGTGTGAGGAGCTTCACCAGCACGTGCCGGGCCTCCATCTGTGGGCTGCTTCCCTGTGGCATGGTGCCAGACCGCCACTGCTGACCGAGGTCATCCTGACACAGCCACTCAGGACACCGCCCTCAGTCACTGATCACGTTCAGCAGCACCATCTTGCGGGTGTCCACGGCTACACATCTGCCCCCTCCCCGCTGCCCTGTGACGGCCCGGCCCCGCGGATTGTGCGCCACACAGGACAAGGGCACGGTGAAGGCAGGCCTCGTGACTGTGAGCAATGCGGCTCTCTGGTGGGCAAGATACTGGTGGAACTTGGCGTTAGTGGAacag ACAAGTAG